One Pleuronectes platessa chromosome 9, fPlePla1.1, whole genome shotgun sequence genomic region harbors:
- the mmachc gene encoding cyanocobalamin reductase / alkylcobalamin dealkylase, whose translation MAATARNVESVTGLLENSLSTLGFEVYPLKVGWYNSLLPASLRLASPDDSLALVVLSTPAMFELAFLPFMEERGCQGVTDPIDQCVKHCVTSAISQCFPGQTLDVRFDYELLPSRKPKFLAQTAAHVSGAAFYYQQSDVTEHPWAERKMFGVCVHPRFGGWFAIRALLVFGDVTLGSEVVQPPPPDCVPTREGRIQLLEAFNLRWQDWSYRDIVPPIQTYSQKQRDYFSTPPAQRFALLRSWGLLPKEDHQSESSSPAQSGEAGHG comes from the exons ATGGCGGCCACCGCTCGGAACGTGGAGAGTGTCACAGGGCTTTTAGAGAACTCTTTATCTACACTGGGATTTGAAGTTTACCCTCTAAAG GTTGGCTGGTATAACTCGCTGCTGCCTGCCTCACTGCGTCTGGCCTCTCCAGATGACAGCCTGGCTCTGGTGGTGCTCAGCACTCCTGCCATGTTTGAACTAGCCTTCCTGCCGTTCATGGAGGAGAGGGGCTGTCAGGGAGTGACAGACCCCATAGACCAGTGTGTCAAACACTGTGTCACTTCAGCTATCTCACAG TGTTTCCCAGGACAGACGCTGGATGTGAGATTCGACTACGAGCTGCTTCCCAGCAGGAAACCAAAGTTCTTGGCGCAGACTGCAGCTCACGTGTCTGGAGCAGCTTTCTACTACCAACAGTCTGACGTCACAGAGCATCCCTGGGCTGAAAGA AAGATGTTTGGTGTGTGCGTGCATCCCAGGTTCGGTGGCTGGTTTGCCATCAGGGCTCTGCTGGTGTTTGGAGATGTGACACTGGGCTCCGAGGTggtgcagcctcctcctcctgactgcGTGCCCACCAGAGAGGGAAGGATACAGCTGCTGGAGGCTTTTAACCTCCGCTGGCAG GACTGGAGCTACAGAGACATCGTCCCTCCCATCCAGACCTACTCTCAGAAACAGAGGGACTACTTTTCCACTCCCCCCGCTCAGCGCTTTGCTCTGCTCAGGAGTTGGGGCCTCCTGCCGAAGGAGGACCACCAATCTGAAAGCAGCTCGCCCGCACAGAGCGGGGAGGCCGGACACGgctga